In the genome of Kitasatospora cathayae, one region contains:
- a CDS encoding type I polyketide synthase, with product MTTPHDKVVAALRSSMKETERLRKQNRRLLAAAAEPVAIIGMGCRYPGGVASPEDLWELVAGGTDATGGYPEDRGWDLGALAGADVDERGTRVSRRGGFLDSVSGFDADFFGMSPREAVSTDPQQRLLLETSWEAFERAGLDPTALRGSRTGVFLGTNGQDYAYLLVRSLADATGDIGTGIAASALSGRLSYTLGLEGPSVTVDTACSSSLVALHWAVQALRAGECTLAVAGGVNVMATPGSLLEFSRQGGLASDGRCKAFADGADGTGWAEGVGVLVLERLSDARRNGHHVLAVVRGSAVNQDGASNGFTAPSGPSQQRVIRQALAAAGLSAAEVDAVEGHGTGTPLGDPIEAQALLATYGQGREDGRPLWLGSVKSNIGHAQAAAGVAGVIKMVQALRAGVLPKTLHADVPSSRVDWSAGAVRLLTQAREWPLDERPRRAGVSSFGISGTNAHVIVEEAVEEASEEDSSADGPSVVPGVVPWVVSAKSEAALDAQLERLAGVGGAPVDVGLSLAGRSRFRHRAVLVDGAEVARGVAGERSTAFLFSGQGSQRLGMGRELYARFPVFAAAFDAVCGEFDRGLRDVVWGSDAELLNRTANAQAGLFAVEVALFRLLESLGVEPEFVAGHSIGEIAAAHVAGVFSLEDACKLVGARGRLMEALPPGGVMLAVQATEGEVLPLLGGFVSIAAVNGPTSVVVSGSEEAVSRIEAHFADRRTTRLRVSHAFHSPLMDPMLADFRAVLDGLSYRAPSIPLVSNLTGALGGDFASPDYWVRHVREAVRFADGLRALREAGATAFVELGPEGVLAALAQQDGQGSDAPALPLLRRDRPEEHALVTALARLHVTGVPVDWSRLFDGTGANRVDLPTYPFQHEQYWPARGSGAGDVASAGLVAADHPLLGAVLPLAGTDSVVFTGRLSPGTVAWDGDADVFPSAGFLELAIRVGDHVGCDRVERLAVTRPLAPADAGGGTVVQVRAGVPDESGARTVTFFSRPDGGLDDPWTEHATGVLTTGARAADFDAALWPPTGAVADGAGVWRRGEETFVEVEIPAELAGAAARFGLHPALPAAVLRADGRGLVPVAWSGVSLHATGATVVRARLVRTGTDTLSLALADAAGELVLSAESVELGEPAAASHGVNGSLLRLEWVAAVPARPVGVRFVEAAGLSELGDDVPDAVVVPVPGGSTPEDVHGVTAWALGLVQEWLAEPRFADARLVLVTRGAVAGGKVSDLVGAAVWGLVRAAESEHPGRFVLVDTDGELPLEAVLATGEPQAVVRDGAVCVGRLARVTRGGSSAGWGGGTVVVTGGTGGLGRLVARHLVTEHGVRDLLLLSRRGGCGAWLEELRALGAGVEVVACDAADREALAEALSGRTITGVVHAAGVLDDGVVNELTPERLSAVLRPKVDAAWNLHELTRDQDLKAFVLFSSISGVLGSAGQGNYAAANVYLDALAHWRRQQGLAAQSLGWGAWAPTGGMTGTLSEADLHRIRSSGVPPLTDGDGLALLDAAMAVDEPYLVATGRMAPGARPRGEVPTMFRALLPAARRSAANMGGTGAALAARLHELREGDRLRHVGDLVRAEAAGVLGHASGQAVDPGREFRDLGFDSLTAIELRNRLAAVTGLRLPATLVFDHPTPRVLAAHLLGELLEEDDEPAAPAAVGGDAREPIAIVGMACRLPGGVRAPEDLWRLLSEGRDGITDFPTDRGWDLGALFGTGHGVSATRQGGFLADLGDFDAGFFGISPREALAMDPQQRLLLETSWEAFERAGIDPTALRGSRTGVFVGTTGQDYASLVMNSRDEVEGHASTGLANSVISGRVSYCFGLEGPALTIDTACSSSLVAMHLAAQSLHSGECTLALAGGVTVLSTPMSFLGFTRQGGLATDGRCKAFADGADGTGWSEGAGVLVLERLSDALRNGHPVLALVRGSAVNQDGASNGLTAPNGPAQQRVIRQALANAGLSGAEVDAVEAHGTGTTLGDPIEAQALLATYGQDREHPLFLGSVKSNLGHTQAAAGVAGVIKMVEAMRAGVLPKTLHVDAPSSHVDWSAGAVELLTEARTWPEAGHPRRAGVSSFGISGTNAHVIVEQAPAVERAEQAVVAPGVVPWVVSGASEAALDAQLAGLVDVDGSAVDVGLSLAGRSRFGHRAVLLDGAEVARGAAGERRLALLFSGQGSQRLGMGRELYGRFPVFAEAFDAVCAATDVPVREVVWGEEAEPLKRTGYAQAALFAVEVALFRLVESLGVRPDFVAGHSVGEIAAAHVAGVFSLADACKLVIARGRLMEALPSGGVMLTVQATEDEVRPLVGDFVSIAAVNGLRSVVVSGTEEAVAAVEAHFADQRTSRLRVSHAFHSPLMDPMLADFREVLDGLSYREPSIPLVSNLTGELGGADFTTPDYWVRHVREAVRFADGVRALDTAGATDYLELGPGGVLTALTEQILVEQSPAAQDPHGGVDRVVVPALRPDRPEEGVLLTALARLHVVGVPVDWVRVLDHTGARRVVLPTYAFQRERYWPAQAVHTGDVTGAGLQPAEHPLLGAVVSPADSGSVLLTGRLSLKAQPWLGDHRVGGVAVLPGTAFLDLAVRAADQVGCDRVERLTLAEPLVLPEDGAVAVQLVVGTPDGAGTRPLSCYARPADGADGPWVCHSTGILAVGEREAGFHAAEWPPAEAVAVDPASCHDPLDHGPAFRTLQAVWQRGDEVFAEAVLPGRAEDAAPYGLHPALLEAAVQIAGLTGADEGARLVPADWRDVALHATGAAVVRLRVARAGADAVSVEVTDAAGGPVLSAGSLVLGEPAAAAEQAGSAGVLLRLDWADASARAAGPVQAVTLGEDVPSLADLTGEAPDLVLVPVAGGFAPEDVHAVTAWALGLVQEWLAEPRFADARLVFTTRGAVPGGAVADLAGGALWGLVRAAEAENPGRFALLDVERASDVKAALPVLSTQLSGGEFQFAARAGVVRVGRLARVAPGESSVGWGGGTVVITGGTGGLGRLVARHLVTRHGVRELLLLSRRGGASELVDELAELGARAEVVACDAADREALAQALDGRTVTGVVHAAGVLDDGIVTGLTPERLSAVLRPKVDAAWNLHELTEGQGLKAFVLFSSVSGVMGSAGQGNYAAANVYLDCLAHWRRQRGLPAQSLGWGAWVPTAGMTGTLSEADLHRIRATGVPPLTEEQGLALLDAATTVDEPYLVPIGRATGPTRMPGTVPALLRGLVRGARRVVESTGGRTGAVVALAARLTQLREGDRLRHVVDLVRTEAAAVLGHASPQAVPADRDFHDLGVDSLTALELRNRLTAVTGLRLPATLVFDHPTPAVLGAHLLGVLLDERGAADGAALFGQLDRLDAALAEADTDEATRDALALRLRRMLEKLRNQDAQNAEDAIAERLEAASADEVLAFIDNELGRLSDR from the coding sequence ATGACCACGCCCCATGACAAGGTAGTCGCCGCTCTCCGGTCCTCGATGAAGGAGACCGAACGGCTGCGCAAACAGAACCGCCGGCTGCTGGCCGCGGCCGCCGAGCCCGTCGCCATCATCGGCATGGGCTGCCGCTACCCCGGCGGCGTCGCCTCTCCCGAGGACCTCTGGGAGCTCGTGGCGGGCGGCACCGACGCCACCGGCGGCTACCCGGAGGACCGCGGCTGGGACCTCGGAGCGTTGGCGGGCGCCGATGTCGACGAGCGCGGCACCCGCGTCTCGCGGCGCGGCGGCTTCCTCGACTCGGTGTCCGGCTTCGACGCCGACTTCTTCGGCATGTCGCCGCGCGAGGCCGTCTCCACCGACCCCCAGCAGCGCCTGCTGCTGGAGACCTCGTGGGAGGCGTTCGAGCGGGCCGGCCTCGACCCGACGGCCTTGCGCGGCAGCCGCACCGGCGTCTTCCTCGGGACCAACGGCCAGGACTACGCGTACCTGCTGGTTCGTTCCCTGGCCGACGCCACCGGCGACATCGGCACCGGCATCGCCGCTTCGGCGCTCTCCGGACGCCTCTCCTACACCCTCGGGCTGGAAGGCCCCTCGGTGACGGTCGACACCGCCTGCTCGTCCTCGCTGGTCGCCCTGCACTGGGCGGTCCAGGCGCTGCGGGCCGGCGAGTGCACGCTCGCCGTCGCGGGCGGCGTCAACGTGATGGCGACGCCCGGCTCGCTGTTGGAATTCTCCCGGCAGGGCGGGCTGGCCTCGGACGGGCGCTGCAAGGCGTTCGCCGACGGCGCCGACGGGACGGGCTGGGCCGAGGGCGTCGGCGTGCTGGTGCTGGAGCGGCTCTCGGACGCCCGCCGCAACGGGCACCACGTTCTCGCGGTCGTCCGGGGTTCGGCGGTGAACCAGGACGGCGCGTCCAACGGCTTCACCGCGCCCAGCGGCCCCTCGCAGCAGCGGGTGATCCGGCAGGCGCTGGCCGCCGCCGGGCTGTCGGCCGCCGAGGTCGACGCCGTCGAGGGCCACGGCACGGGGACGCCGCTGGGCGACCCGATCGAGGCCCAGGCGCTCCTCGCCACCTACGGACAGGGGCGGGAGGACGGCCGGCCGCTGTGGCTGGGCTCGGTCAAGTCCAACATCGGCCACGCCCAGGCGGCGGCCGGGGTCGCGGGCGTGATCAAGATGGTGCAGGCGCTGCGGGCCGGCGTGCTGCCCAAGACGCTGCACGCGGACGTGCCGTCCTCGCGGGTGGACTGGTCGGCGGGCGCGGTGCGGCTGCTGACGCAGGCGCGGGAGTGGCCGCTGGACGAGCGGCCGCGTCGGGCGGGCGTGTCGTCGTTCGGGATCAGCGGGACGAACGCGCACGTGATCGTCGAGGAGGCGGTGGAGGAGGCTTCCGAGGAGGACTCTTCGGCCGACGGCCCGTCGGTGGTGCCCGGTGTGGTGCCGTGGGTCGTCTCGGCGAAGTCGGAGGCCGCGCTGGACGCGCAGCTGGAGCGGCTCGCCGGGGTCGGGGGTGCTCCTGTGGACGTGGGTCTGTCGTTGGCGGGGCGCTCGCGGTTCCGGCACCGGGCGGTGCTGGTGGACGGCGCCGAGGTGGCGCGCGGGGTGGCGGGGGAGCGGTCGACGGCGTTCCTGTTCTCGGGGCAGGGGTCGCAGCGGCTGGGGATGGGGCGGGAGTTGTACGCCCGGTTCCCGGTGTTCGCGGCGGCGTTCGACGCGGTGTGCGGGGAGTTCGACCGGGGCTTGCGGGATGTGGTGTGGGGTTCGGACGCCGAGCTGCTGAACCGGACCGCGAATGCGCAGGCGGGGCTGTTCGCGGTCGAGGTGGCCCTGTTCCGGTTGCTGGAATCGCTGGGCGTGGAGCCGGAGTTCGTGGCCGGTCACTCGATCGGTGAGATCGCGGCGGCGCACGTGGCGGGGGTGTTCTCGCTGGAGGACGCCTGCAAGCTGGTCGGCGCTCGTGGCCGGCTGATGGAGGCGCTGCCGCCGGGCGGTGTGATGCTGGCGGTGCAGGCGACGGAGGGTGAAGTCCTCCCGCTGCTGGGCGGGTTCGTGTCGATCGCCGCCGTGAACGGGCCGACCTCGGTGGTCGTCTCGGGCAGCGAGGAGGCGGTCTCGCGGATCGAGGCGCATTTCGCGGACCGCAGGACCACGCGACTGCGGGTCTCGCACGCGTTCCACTCGCCGTTGATGGATCCGATGCTGGCGGACTTCCGAGCCGTCCTCGACGGTCTGTCCTACCGCGCGCCTTCGATCCCGCTGGTCTCCAACCTCACCGGCGCCCTGGGCGGCGACTTCGCGTCTCCGGACTACTGGGTGCGCCACGTCCGCGAGGCCGTCCGCTTCGCCGACGGCCTGCGCGCCCTGCGCGAGGCCGGTGCCACCGCCTTCGTCGAGCTCGGCCCGGAGGGCGTCCTCGCCGCCCTCGCCCAGCAGGACGGCCAGGGCTCCGACGCCCCCGCGCTCCCGCTGCTGCGCCGCGACCGGCCCGAGGAACACGCCCTCGTCACCGCCCTCGCCCGCCTGCACGTCACCGGCGTCCCCGTCGACTGGTCCCGGCTCTTCGACGGCACCGGCGCGAACCGGGTCGACCTGCCCACCTACCCCTTCCAGCACGAGCAGTACTGGCCCGCACGCGGCAGCGGCGCCGGCGATGTCGCCTCCGCCGGTCTGGTGGCGGCGGACCACCCGCTGCTCGGCGCCGTCCTGCCGCTCGCGGGCACGGACAGCGTCGTCTTCACCGGCCGGCTCTCGCCCGGCACGGTGGCGTGGGACGGCGACGCGGACGTCTTCCCGTCGGCCGGGTTCCTGGAACTGGCGATCCGGGTCGGCGACCACGTCGGCTGCGACCGGGTCGAGCGGCTCGCCGTCACCCGGCCGCTCGCCCCGGCCGACGCGGGCGGCGGCACGGTCGTCCAGGTCAGGGCCGGTGTGCCGGACGAGTCGGGCGCGCGGACGGTGACCTTCTTCTCGCGCCCCGACGGCGGCCTCGACGATCCGTGGACGGAGCACGCCACCGGGGTGCTGACCACGGGAGCGCGCGCCGCCGACTTCGACGCGGCGCTCTGGCCACCGACCGGCGCGGTCGCGGACGGCGCCGGTGTCTGGCGGCGCGGCGAGGAGACCTTCGTCGAAGTCGAGATCCCGGCCGAACTGGCGGGTGCGGCGGCCAGGTTCGGTCTGCACCCGGCTCTGCCGGCCGCCGTCCTGAGGGCGGACGGACGAGGGCTCGTCCCGGTGGCCTGGTCCGGGGTGTCGCTGCACGCCACGGGCGCCACCGTGGTGCGGGCGCGGCTGGTGCGGACGGGCACGGACACGCTGTCGCTGGCCCTCGCCGACGCGGCGGGCGAGCTCGTGCTGTCGGCGGAGTCCGTGGAGTTGGGCGAGCCGGCCGCCGCCTCCCACGGGGTGAACGGCTCACTGCTGAGGCTGGAGTGGGTCGCGGCCGTGCCCGCCCGTCCGGTCGGCGTCCGGTTCGTGGAGGCCGCCGGGCTGTCGGAGCTCGGGGACGACGTGCCGGACGCGGTGGTGGTCCCGGTACCGGGCGGTTCGACGCCCGAGGACGTGCACGGGGTGACGGCGTGGGCGCTGGGCCTGGTGCAGGAGTGGCTGGCCGAGCCGCGCTTCGCCGACGCGCGTCTCGTCCTCGTCACGCGGGGCGCCGTGGCGGGTGGCAAGGTGTCCGACCTCGTCGGCGCTGCCGTGTGGGGCCTGGTGCGGGCTGCGGAGTCGGAGCACCCGGGCCGGTTCGTGCTCGTCGACACGGACGGTGAGCTGCCGCTGGAGGCCGTGCTGGCGACCGGCGAGCCGCAGGCGGTGGTCCGCGACGGCGCCGTGTGCGTGGGCCGGCTGGCCCGCGTCACGCGGGGCGGGTCCTCGGCCGGCTGGGGCGGGGGCACCGTCGTCGTCACGGGCGGCACCGGCGGCCTGGGGCGTCTCGTCGCCCGCCACCTCGTCACCGAACACGGCGTCCGGGACCTGCTGTTGCTGAGCCGCCGCGGTGGTTGTGGCGCGTGGCTGGAGGAACTGCGCGCGCTGGGCGCCGGTGTCGAGGTCGTGGCCTGCGACGCCGCCGACCGCGAGGCGCTCGCCGAGGCGCTGAGCGGCCGGACGATCACGGGTGTCGTGCACGCGGCCGGTGTCCTGGACGACGGCGTGGTGAACGAACTGACGCCCGAGCGCCTGTCCGCCGTCCTCCGGCCGAAGGTGGACGCGGCCTGGAACCTCCACGAGCTGACCAGGGACCAGGACCTCAAGGCCTTCGTCCTCTTCTCCTCGATCTCCGGTGTCCTGGGCAGCGCCGGTCAGGGCAACTACGCGGCGGCGAACGTCTACCTCGACGCGCTGGCGCACTGGCGCCGCCAGCAGGGCCTGGCCGCCCAGTCGTTGGGCTGGGGCGCGTGGGCGCCGACGGGCGGCATGACGGGAACGCTCTCCGAGGCCGATCTGCACCGCATCCGCTCCTCCGGCGTCCCGCCTCTGACCGACGGGGACGGTCTCGCGCTGCTCGACGCCGCGATGGCCGTCGACGAGCCGTACCTGGTCGCGACCGGTCGCATGGCACCGGGAGCCCGCCCGCGCGGCGAGGTGCCGACGATGTTCCGCGCGCTGCTGCCCGCCGCTCGCCGGAGCGCGGCGAACATGGGCGGCACGGGCGCCGCGCTCGCCGCGCGCCTGCACGAGCTGCGTGAGGGCGACCGGCTGCGCCACGTCGGCGACCTCGTCCGCGCGGAGGCCGCCGGGGTCCTGGGACACGCCTCGGGCCAGGCGGTCGACCCGGGCCGGGAGTTCCGTGATCTCGGGTTCGACTCCCTCACCGCGATCGAGCTGCGCAACCGCCTCGCCGCCGTCACGGGGCTCCGGCTCCCGGCAACCCTGGTCTTCGACCACCCGACCCCGCGCGTCCTCGCCGCCCACCTCCTCGGGGAACTCCTCGAGGAGGACGACGAACCGGCGGCCCCGGCGGCCGTCGGCGGCGACGCCCGGGAACCGATCGCGATCGTCGGCATGGCCTGCCGCCTGCCCGGCGGTGTGCGGGCCCCCGAGGACCTCTGGCGGCTCCTGAGCGAGGGGCGCGACGGCATCACCGACTTCCCGACCGACCGCGGCTGGGACCTCGGCGCGCTCTTCGGCACCGGCCACGGCGTGAGCGCCACCCGACAGGGCGGCTTCCTGGCCGACCTCGGGGACTTCGACGCGGGCTTCTTCGGCATCTCGCCGCGCGAGGCCCTCGCCATGGACCCGCAGCAGCGTCTGCTGCTGGAGACGTCCTGGGAGGCCTTCGAACGGGCCGGCATCGATCCGACCGCGCTGCGCGGCAGCCGGACCGGAGTCTTCGTCGGCACGACGGGCCAGGACTACGCCTCGCTGGTGATGAACTCCCGCGACGAGGTGGAGGGCCACGCCAGCACCGGACTGGCCAACAGCGTGATCTCCGGCAGGGTGTCGTACTGCTTCGGCCTGGAGGGTCCGGCGCTGACGATCGACACCGCCTGCTCCTCCTCGCTGGTGGCGATGCACCTGGCCGCGCAGTCCCTCCACAGCGGCGAGTGCACGCTGGCACTGGCCGGCGGGGTGACCGTCCTGTCCACGCCGATGAGCTTCCTCGGCTTCACCCGGCAGGGCGGCCTCGCGACGGACGGGCGCTGCAAGGCGTTCGCGGACGGCGCGGACGGGACGGGCTGGTCGGAGGGCGCGGGCGTGCTGGTGCTGGAGCGGCTCTCGGACGCGCTGCGCAACGGGCACCCGGTGCTCGCGCTCGTGCGCGGCAGCGCCGTGAACCAGGACGGCGCGTCGAACGGGCTCACCGCGCCCAACGGGCCGGCCCAGCAGCGCGTCATCCGGCAGGCGCTCGCCAACGCCGGGCTGTCGGGCGCCGAGGTCGACGCCGTCGAGGCGCACGGGACGGGCACGACGCTGGGTGACCCGATCGAGGCCCAGGCGCTGCTCGCGACGTACGGGCAGGACCGCGAGCACCCGCTGTTCCTCGGCTCGGTCAAGTCCAACCTCGGCCACACCCAGGCGGCGGCCGGCGTCGCGGGCGTGATCAAGATGGTGGAGGCGATGCGGGCGGGCGTGCTGCCCAAGACGCTGCACGTCGACGCGCCGTCCTCGCACGTCGACTGGTCGGCGGGCGCGGTGGAGCTCCTGACGGAGGCGCGGACGTGGCCCGAGGCCGGGCACCCGCGACGCGCCGGGGTCTCGTCGTTCGGGATCAGCGGGACGAACGCCCACGTGATCGTGGAGCAGGCGCCGGCGGTCGAGCGGGCCGAGCAGGCGGTCGTGGCCCCGGGCGTCGTGCCGTGGGTGGTGTCGGGAGCGTCGGAGGCCGCGCTGGACGCGCAACTGGCCGGACTCGTCGACGTGGACGGTTCGGCGGTGGACGTCGGGCTGTCGCTGGCAGGGCGGTCGCGGTTCGGGCACCGGGCGGTGCTGCTGGACGGGGCCGAGGTGGCGCGCGGCGCGGCGGGGGAGCGGCGGCTCGCGCTGCTGTTCTCCGGGCAGGGGTCGCAACGGCTGGGCATGGGGCGCGAGTTGTACGGCCGGTTCCCGGTGTTCGCGGAGGCGTTCGACGCGGTGTGTGCCGCGACGGACGTGCCCGTGCGCGAGGTGGTGTGGGGCGAGGAGGCGGAGCCGCTGAAGCGGACGGGGTACGCCCAGGCCGCGCTGTTCGCGGTCGAGGTGGCGCTCTTCCGGCTCGTCGAGTCGCTGGGCGTCCGGCCGGATTTCGTGGCCGGTCACTCGGTCGGTGAGATCGCTGCGGCGCACGTGGCGGGGGTGTTCTCGCTGGCGGACGCCTGCAAGCTCGTGATTGCTCGCGGTCGGCTGATGGAGGCGCTGCCGTCCGGTGGCGTGATGCTGACGGTGCAGGCGACGGAGGACGAAGTCCGCCCGCTGGTGGGCGACTTCGTGTCCATCGCGGCCGTCAATGGCCTGAGGTCCGTCGTCGTGTCGGGCACGGAGGAGGCCGTCGCGGCTGTCGAGGCGCACTTCGCCGACCAGCGGACGTCCCGCCTGCGGGTGTCCCACGCGTTCCACTCGCCGCTGATGGACCCGATGCTGGCGGACTTCCGTGAGGTCCTCGACGGCCTGTCCTACCGCGAGCCTTCGATCCCGCTGGTCTCCAACCTCACCGGCGAGCTCGGCGGCGCGGACTTCACCACCCCCGACTACTGGGTGCGCCACGTCCGCGAGGCCGTCCGCTTCGCCGACGGCGTCCGCGCCCTCGACACCGCCGGTGCGACGGACTACCTGGAACTCGGCCCCGGCGGCGTGCTCACCGCCCTCACCGAACAGATCCTCGTGGAGCAGAGCCCCGCCGCCCAGGACCCGCACGGGGGCGTCGACCGCGTCGTCGTCCCCGCGCTGCGCCCCGACCGACCCGAGGAGGGCGTCCTGCTGACGGCGCTCGCCCGCCTCCACGTCGTCGGCGTGCCCGTCGACTGGGTCCGGGTCCTCGACCACACCGGCGCCCGGCGAGTCGTCCTGCCGACGTACGCCTTCCAGCGTGAGCGCTACTGGCCGGCCCAGGCCGTGCACACGGGTGACGTGACCGGCGCGGGCCTTCAACCGGCCGAGCACCCGCTGCTGGGCGCGGTGGTCTCCCCGGCCGACTCGGGCAGCGTGCTGCTGACCGGCCGGCTGTCGCTGAAGGCGCAGCCGTGGCTGGGTGACCACCGGGTGGGCGGCGTGGCCGTCCTCCCCGGGACCGCGTTCCTGGACCTGGCCGTCCGAGCCGCCGACCAGGTGGGTTGCGACCGGGTCGAGCGGCTGACGCTCGCCGAGCCGCTGGTGCTGCCCGAGGACGGTGCCGTCGCCGTCCAACTGGTCGTCGGCACGCCGGACGGGGCCGGGACGCGTCCGCTGAGCTGCTACGCCCGGCCGGCGGACGGGGCGGACGGCCCGTGGGTCTGCCACTCCACTGGCATCCTGGCCGTGGGCGAGCGGGAAGCCGGGTTCCACGCCGCTGAGTGGCCCCCGGCCGAGGCGGTAGCCGTGGATCCGGCGTCCTGCCACGACCCGCTGGACCACGGCCCGGCGTTCCGCACGCTGCAGGCGGTGTGGCAGCGGGGAGACGAGGTGTTCGCGGAGGCCGTCCTGCCGGGCCGGGCCGAGGACGCGGCGCCGTACGGGCTGCACCCGGCGCTGCTGGAGGCGGCCGTCCAGATCGCCGGCCTGACCGGGGCGGACGAAGGCGCGCGGCTGGTGCCCGCCGACTGGCGGGACGTGGCGCTGCACGCCACCGGCGCGGCGGTCGTGCGGCTGCGGGTCGCGCGGGCGGGTGCGGACGCGGTGTCCGTCGAGGTCACGGACGCCGCGGGCGGCCCCGTGCTGTCGGCCGGATCGCTGGTGCTGGGCGAGCCGGCCGCCGCGGCCGAGCAGGCCGGATCGGCCGGGGTGCTGCTGCGGCTCGACTGGGCGGACGCCTCGGCGCGCGCCGCCGGGCCCGTGCAGGCCGTCACCCTGGGCGAGGACGTGCCGTCGCTCGCCGACCTGACCGGCGAGGCGCCGGACCTGGTCCTCGTGCCGGTGGCGGGCGGTTTCGCGCCCGAGGACGTCCATGCGGTGACGGCGTGGGCGCTGGGCCTGGTGCAGGAGTGGCTGGCCGAGCCGCGCTTCGCCGACGCCCGCCTGGTGTTCACGACCCGGGGGGCGGTGCCGGGCGGTGCGGTCGCGGACCTCGCCGGCGGCGCGCTCTGGGGTCTCGTCCGGGCGGCCGAGGCCGAGAACCCGGGCCGGTTCGCCCTGCTCGACGTCGAGCGGGCGTCGGACGTGAAGGCGGCGCTGCCCGTCCTCTCGACGCAACTGAGCGGTGGAGAATTCCAGTTCGCCGCTCGGGCCGGTGTCGTACGGGTGGGCCGGCTGGCCCGGGTGGCCCCGGGCGAGTCCTCGGTGGGTTGGGGCGGGGGCACCGTGGTGATCACGGGTGGCACCGGTGGCCTGGGCCGTCTCGTCGCCCGGCATCTCGTCACCCGGCACGGTGTGCGTGAGTTGCTGTTGCTGAGCCGCCGGGGTGGCGCGTCCGAGCTGGTGGACGAGCTGGCGGAGCTGGGGGCGCGCGCCGAGGTGGTGGCCTGTGACGCGGCCGATCGGGAGGCGCTCGCCCAGGCGCTGGACGGGCGGACGGTCACCGGTGTGGTGCACGCGGCCGGTGTGCTGGACGACGGCATCGTGACCGGCCTGACTCCCGAACGCCTGTCTGCCGTCCTGCGGCCGAAGGTGGACGCGGCGTGGAACCTCCACGAGCTGACCGAGGGCCAGGGCCTCAAGGCCTTCGTCCTGTTCTCCTCCGTCTCGGGCGTGATGGGCAGTGCGGGTCAGGGCAACTACGCCGCGGCCAACGTCTACCTGGACTGCCTCGCGCACTGGCGCCGCCAGCGGGGTCTGCCCGCCCAGTCGCTGGGCTGGGGCGCCTGGGTGCCCACGGCCGGCATGACGGGCACGCTGTCCGAGGCCGACCTGCACCGCATCCGCGCCACCGGGGTCCCGCCCCTGACCGAGGAACAGGGCCTCGCCCTGCTCGACGCCGCCACGACCGTCGACGAGCCCTACCTGGTCCCCATCGGCCGCGCCACCGGCCCCACCCGGATGCCCGGCACCGTGCCCGCGCTGCTGCGCGGCCTCGTCCGCGGTGCGCGCCGCGTGGTCGAGTCCACGGGCGGGCGCACCGGAGCGGTGGTCGCGCTCGCCGCCCGCCTCACCCAACTGCGCGAGGGCGACCGGCTGCGCCACGTCGTCGACCTGGTCCGCACCGAGGCGGCGGCCGTCCTCGGCCACGCCTCGCCCCAGGCCGTCCCCGCCGACCGGGACTTCCACGACCTCGGCGTCGACTCCCTCACCGCCCTGGAACTGCGCAACCGTCTCACCGCCGTCACCGGCCTGCGCCTGCCCGCGACCCTGGTCTTCGACCACCCGACCCCCGCCGTCCTCGGCGCCCACCTGCTCGGCGTGCTCCTCGACGAGCGGGGCGCGGCGGACGGCGCCGCGCTGTTCGGCCAACTCGACCGCCTGGACGCGGCGCTGGCCGAGGCCGACACCGACGAGGCGACGCGCGACGCGCTCGCGCTCCGGCTGCGCCGAATGCTGGAGAAATTGCGAAACCAGGACGCGCAGAATGCCGAGGACGCCATTGCGGAGCGGCTCGAAGCAGCGAGCGCGGACGAGGTCCTGGCCTTCATCGACAACGAGCTCGGCCGTCTGAGCGACCGCTGA